The following are encoded together in the Tripterygium wilfordii isolate XIE 37 chromosome 18, ASM1340144v1, whole genome shotgun sequence genome:
- the LOC119983339 gene encoding serine/threonine-protein kinase EDR1-like isoform X1: MEGSQRTRDDAGPAEQGHSNSTWWPSDFMEKFGSVSLGSREESLSNRESPRNSEEDGSSSRAASQILWSTGTLSEPIPNGFYSVIPDKRLKEHFDSIPTLDELYALGEGFKADIILVDAKRDKKLSMLKQLIVTLVKGLNSNPAAVIKKIAGLVRILVSDFYKRPNPESPAKAALEETSHVFENQAVHLLGQIRHGSSRSRAILFKVLADTVGLESRLMVGLPSDGNVECLDSYTHMSVIVVLNSVELLVDLMKFPGQLRPGTTKSIFMTHVSAAGESDSAENDSCDSPLEPNSPLYGFSERLDPESVEKDETRQFRRKLEASSNVSGLSLRNMMLRSNSSIDRKLSLSHSEPNIVNTFWRRSRRKVIAEQRTASSSPEHPSFRARARSMLSGDGNSLRDYGEDVATSSCRSDGASISDARRIRRRSISITPEIGDDIVRAVRAMNETMKQNFLLREQGENSSFNQSSNDGNSSSDLHKSVSNFHLDDHDEISGGRSASYSHSKDQMNSQKVVSLPSSPHEYRSQTLELERTGPSDYAGNNELVSTWNKILESPMFHNQPLLPFKEWNIEFSELTVGTRVGIGFFGEVFRGIWNGTEVAIKVFLEQDLTAENMEDFCNEISILSRLRHPNVILFLGACIKPPHLSMVTEYMEMGSLYYLLHLSGQKKKLSWRRRLKMLRDICRGLMCMHRMKVVHRDLKSANCLVNKHWTVKICDFGLSRIMTETPIKDSSSAGTPEWMAPELIRNEPFNEKCDIFSLGVIIWELCTLNRPWDGVPKERVVYAVANEGSRLEIPEGPIGRLISDCWAESHERPSCKEVLSRLLDCEYSLC, from the exons ATGGAGGGGAGTCAGAGGACAAGAGATGATGCAGGCCCCGCCGAGCAAGGTCATTCTAATTCTACATGGTGGCCTTCAGATTTTATGGAGAAATTTGGGTCTGTTTCATTGGGTTCTCGAGAAGAAAGTTTGAGTAATAGAGAATCACCTAGAAATTCTGAGGAAGATGGGAGTTCATCACGAGCAGCATCACAAATACTATGGAGCACAGGAACCCTTTCTGAGCCTATTCCCAATGGTTTCTATTCTGTCATTCCG GATAAAAGGCTGAAGGAACATTTTGATAGTATTCCTACTTTAGATGAGCTTTATGCTTTGGGAGAAGGTTTCAAGGCTGATATCATTCTTGTAGATGCCAAACGGGATAAAAAGCTATCTATGCTTAAGCAACTGATTGTGACACTGGTGAAAGGATTGAACTCCAATCCTGCTGCAGTGATAAAAAAGATTGCTGGATTGGTGAGAATCCTT GTGTCTGACTTTTATAAACGGCCAAATCCAGAAAGTCCAGCAAAAGCTGCACTAGAGGAAACCTCCCACGTCTTTGAGAATCAGGCTGTCCATTTACTAGGCCAAATAAGGCACGGATCAAGCCGTTCTCGAGCGATCTTGTTTAAAGTTTTGGCTGATACTGTAGGGCTTGAAAGTAGGCTCATGGTG GGTTTGCCAAGTGACGGAAATGTTGAGTGTCTGGACTCATATACACATATGTCTGTGATTGTTGTACTGAATTCTGTGGAATTGCTGGTTGATCTTATGAAGTTTCCTGGTCAGTTGCGACCTGGAACAACCAAATCAATCTTTATGACGCATGTTTCAGCTGCAGGGGAGAGCGATTCTGCAGAAAACGACTCTTGTGACTCACCATTGGAGCCAAACAGTCCTCTGTACGGATTCTCTGAGAGATTGGATCCTGAAAG TGTGGAGAAAGATGAAACTCGACAGTTCCGTAGGAAGCTGGAAGCTTCTTCAAATGTATCAGGCCTTTCACTGCGAAATATGATGTTGAGATCgaactcgtctatcgacaggAAATTAAG TCTATCACATAGTGAACCAAATATTGTGAATACATTCTGGCGACGTAGCAGAAGAAAAGTCATTGCAGAACAACGGACTGCTAGTTCGAG CCCAGAGCATCCTTCATTTCGAGCACGTGCTCGGTCCATGCTTAGTGGGGATGGGAATTCACTGAGAGATTATGGCGAAGATGTAGCTACATCAAG TTGCAGGTCAGATGGTGCATCAATATCCGATGCTCgtagaataagaagaagaagcataagcaTTACACCAGAGATTGGTGATGATATCGTAAG GGCTGTGCGGGCAATGAATGAAACTATGAAGCAAAACTTTCTTTTGAGGGAACAGGGAGAGAATAGTTCTTTCAATCAATCTTCAAATGACGGGAATAGTAGTTCAGATCTTCACAAAAGC GTATCGAATTTCCATCTCGATGATCATGATGAAATATCTGGCGGAAGATCTGCTTCATATAGTCATTCTAAGGACCAAATGAACTCCCAAAAAGTAGTCTCTTTGCCCTCATCTCCACATGAATATAGGAGTCAAACTCTTGAGCTTGAGCGAACTGGTCCTTCAGACTACGCAGGAAACAATGAGTTGGTCTCAACATGGAATAAAATTCTTGAGTCTCCTATGTTCCATAATCAGCCCTTGTTACCATTCAAAGAGTGGAATATTGAATTCTCTGAATTAACTGTTGGGACTCGTGTTGGGATTG GGTTCTTTGGAGAAGTTTTCCGTGGTATTTGGAATGGAACAGAGGTCGCGATTAAAGTCTTCCTTGAGCAAGATCTGACTGCTGAAAACATGGAAGATTTCTGCAATGAGATATCCATTCTTAG CCGTCTTCGACATCCTAATG TTATCTTGTTTTTGGGTGCATGCATAAAGCCTCCACACTTGTCAATGGTTACTGAGTACATGGAAATGGGATCATTGTATTATTTGCTTCATTTGAGTGGTCAGAAGAAGAAGCTTAGTTGGCGGAGGAGACTAAAGATGCTGCGTGATATATGCAG GGGGTTGATGTGCATGCATCGGATGAAGGTAGTCCATCGTGACCTGAAAAGTGCAAACTGTCTTGTGAACAAGCATTGGACTGTGAAGATCTGCGATTTTGGGCTCTCCAGGATAATGACAGAGACACCCATTAAAGACTCCTCGTCTGCAGGAACTCCGGAGTGGATGGCTCCAGAACTTATTCGCAATGAACCCTTCAATGAGAAGTGTGATATTTTTAGCCTTGGGGTGATCATTTGGGAGCTCTGCACTTTGAATAGACCATGGGACGGTGTACCAAAAGAGAGG GTGGTTTATGCTGTTGCTAACGAGGGATCCCGTCTGGAGATTCCTGAAGGTCCCATAGGCAGGCTAATTTCAG ACTGCTGGGCAGAATCGCATGAACGGCCAAGCTGCAAGGAGGTACTCTCCCGCTTGCTCGACTGCGAGTATTCTCTTTGCTAA
- the LOC119983339 gene encoding serine/threonine-protein kinase EDR1-like isoform X2 gives MEGSQRTRDDAGPAEQGHSNSTWWPSDFMEKFGSVSLGSREESLSNRESPRNSEEDGSSSRAASQILWSTGTLSEPIPNGFYSVIPDKRLKEHFDSIPTLDELYALGEGFKADIILVDAKRDKKLSMLKQLIVTLVKGLNSNPAAVIKKIAGLVRILVSDFYKRPNPESPAKAALEETSHVFENQAVHLLGQIRHGSSRSRAILFKVLADTVGLESRLMVGLPSDGNVECLDSYTHMSVIVVLNSVELLVDLMKFPGQLRPGTTKSIFMTHVSAAGESDSAENDSCDSPLEPNSPLYGFSERLDPESVEKDETRQFRRKLEASSNVSGLSLRNMMLRSNSSIDRKLSLSHSEPNIVNTFWRRSRRKVIAEQRTASSSPEHPSFRARARSMLSGDGNSLRDYGEDVATSRSDGASISDARRIRRRSISITPEIGDDIVRAVRAMNETMKQNFLLREQGENSSFNQSSNDGNSSSDLHKSVSNFHLDDHDEISGGRSASYSHSKDQMNSQKVVSLPSSPHEYRSQTLELERTGPSDYAGNNELVSTWNKILESPMFHNQPLLPFKEWNIEFSELTVGTRVGIGFFGEVFRGIWNGTEVAIKVFLEQDLTAENMEDFCNEISILSRLRHPNVILFLGACIKPPHLSMVTEYMEMGSLYYLLHLSGQKKKLSWRRRLKMLRDICRGLMCMHRMKVVHRDLKSANCLVNKHWTVKICDFGLSRIMTETPIKDSSSAGTPEWMAPELIRNEPFNEKCDIFSLGVIIWELCTLNRPWDGVPKERVVYAVANEGSRLEIPEGPIGRLISDCWAESHERPSCKEVLSRLLDCEYSLC, from the exons ATGGAGGGGAGTCAGAGGACAAGAGATGATGCAGGCCCCGCCGAGCAAGGTCATTCTAATTCTACATGGTGGCCTTCAGATTTTATGGAGAAATTTGGGTCTGTTTCATTGGGTTCTCGAGAAGAAAGTTTGAGTAATAGAGAATCACCTAGAAATTCTGAGGAAGATGGGAGTTCATCACGAGCAGCATCACAAATACTATGGAGCACAGGAACCCTTTCTGAGCCTATTCCCAATGGTTTCTATTCTGTCATTCCG GATAAAAGGCTGAAGGAACATTTTGATAGTATTCCTACTTTAGATGAGCTTTATGCTTTGGGAGAAGGTTTCAAGGCTGATATCATTCTTGTAGATGCCAAACGGGATAAAAAGCTATCTATGCTTAAGCAACTGATTGTGACACTGGTGAAAGGATTGAACTCCAATCCTGCTGCAGTGATAAAAAAGATTGCTGGATTGGTGAGAATCCTT GTGTCTGACTTTTATAAACGGCCAAATCCAGAAAGTCCAGCAAAAGCTGCACTAGAGGAAACCTCCCACGTCTTTGAGAATCAGGCTGTCCATTTACTAGGCCAAATAAGGCACGGATCAAGCCGTTCTCGAGCGATCTTGTTTAAAGTTTTGGCTGATACTGTAGGGCTTGAAAGTAGGCTCATGGTG GGTTTGCCAAGTGACGGAAATGTTGAGTGTCTGGACTCATATACACATATGTCTGTGATTGTTGTACTGAATTCTGTGGAATTGCTGGTTGATCTTATGAAGTTTCCTGGTCAGTTGCGACCTGGAACAACCAAATCAATCTTTATGACGCATGTTTCAGCTGCAGGGGAGAGCGATTCTGCAGAAAACGACTCTTGTGACTCACCATTGGAGCCAAACAGTCCTCTGTACGGATTCTCTGAGAGATTGGATCCTGAAAG TGTGGAGAAAGATGAAACTCGACAGTTCCGTAGGAAGCTGGAAGCTTCTTCAAATGTATCAGGCCTTTCACTGCGAAATATGATGTTGAGATCgaactcgtctatcgacaggAAATTAAG TCTATCACATAGTGAACCAAATATTGTGAATACATTCTGGCGACGTAGCAGAAGAAAAGTCATTGCAGAACAACGGACTGCTAGTTCGAG CCCAGAGCATCCTTCATTTCGAGCACGTGCTCGGTCCATGCTTAGTGGGGATGGGAATTCACTGAGAGATTATGGCGAAGATGTAGCTACATCAAG GTCAGATGGTGCATCAATATCCGATGCTCgtagaataagaagaagaagcataagcaTTACACCAGAGATTGGTGATGATATCGTAAG GGCTGTGCGGGCAATGAATGAAACTATGAAGCAAAACTTTCTTTTGAGGGAACAGGGAGAGAATAGTTCTTTCAATCAATCTTCAAATGACGGGAATAGTAGTTCAGATCTTCACAAAAGC GTATCGAATTTCCATCTCGATGATCATGATGAAATATCTGGCGGAAGATCTGCTTCATATAGTCATTCTAAGGACCAAATGAACTCCCAAAAAGTAGTCTCTTTGCCCTCATCTCCACATGAATATAGGAGTCAAACTCTTGAGCTTGAGCGAACTGGTCCTTCAGACTACGCAGGAAACAATGAGTTGGTCTCAACATGGAATAAAATTCTTGAGTCTCCTATGTTCCATAATCAGCCCTTGTTACCATTCAAAGAGTGGAATATTGAATTCTCTGAATTAACTGTTGGGACTCGTGTTGGGATTG GGTTCTTTGGAGAAGTTTTCCGTGGTATTTGGAATGGAACAGAGGTCGCGATTAAAGTCTTCCTTGAGCAAGATCTGACTGCTGAAAACATGGAAGATTTCTGCAATGAGATATCCATTCTTAG CCGTCTTCGACATCCTAATG TTATCTTGTTTTTGGGTGCATGCATAAAGCCTCCACACTTGTCAATGGTTACTGAGTACATGGAAATGGGATCATTGTATTATTTGCTTCATTTGAGTGGTCAGAAGAAGAAGCTTAGTTGGCGGAGGAGACTAAAGATGCTGCGTGATATATGCAG GGGGTTGATGTGCATGCATCGGATGAAGGTAGTCCATCGTGACCTGAAAAGTGCAAACTGTCTTGTGAACAAGCATTGGACTGTGAAGATCTGCGATTTTGGGCTCTCCAGGATAATGACAGAGACACCCATTAAAGACTCCTCGTCTGCAGGAACTCCGGAGTGGATGGCTCCAGAACTTATTCGCAATGAACCCTTCAATGAGAAGTGTGATATTTTTAGCCTTGGGGTGATCATTTGGGAGCTCTGCACTTTGAATAGACCATGGGACGGTGTACCAAAAGAGAGG GTGGTTTATGCTGTTGCTAACGAGGGATCCCGTCTGGAGATTCCTGAAGGTCCCATAGGCAGGCTAATTTCAG ACTGCTGGGCAGAATCGCATGAACGGCCAAGCTGCAAGGAGGTACTCTCCCGCTTGCTCGACTGCGAGTATTCTCTTTGCTAA
- the LOC119983339 gene encoding serine/threonine-protein kinase EDR1-like isoform X3 produces the protein MEGSQRTRDDAGPAEQGHSNSTWWPSDFMEKFGSVSLGSREESLSNRESPRNSEEDGSSSRAASQILWSTGTLSEPIPNGFYSVIPDKRLKEHFDSIPTLDELYALGEGFKADIILVDAKRDKKLSMLKQLIVTLVKGLNSNPAAVIKKIAGLVSDFYKRPNPESPAKAALEETSHVFENQAVHLLGQIRHGSSRSRAILFKVLADTVGLESRLMVGLPSDGNVECLDSYTHMSVIVVLNSVELLVDLMKFPGQLRPGTTKSIFMTHVSAAGESDSAENDSCDSPLEPNSPLYGFSERLDPESVEKDETRQFRRKLEASSNVSGLSLRNMMLRSNSSIDRKLSLSHSEPNIVNTFWRRSRRKVIAEQRTASSSPEHPSFRARARSMLSGDGNSLRDYGEDVATSSCRSDGASISDARRIRRRSISITPEIGDDIVRAVRAMNETMKQNFLLREQGENSSFNQSSNDGNSSSDLHKSVSNFHLDDHDEISGGRSASYSHSKDQMNSQKVVSLPSSPHEYRSQTLELERTGPSDYAGNNELVSTWNKILESPMFHNQPLLPFKEWNIEFSELTVGTRVGIGFFGEVFRGIWNGTEVAIKVFLEQDLTAENMEDFCNEISILSRLRHPNVILFLGACIKPPHLSMVTEYMEMGSLYYLLHLSGQKKKLSWRRRLKMLRDICRGLMCMHRMKVVHRDLKSANCLVNKHWTVKICDFGLSRIMTETPIKDSSSAGTPEWMAPELIRNEPFNEKCDIFSLGVIIWELCTLNRPWDGVPKERVVYAVANEGSRLEIPEGPIGRLISDCWAESHERPSCKEVLSRLLDCEYSLC, from the exons ATGGAGGGGAGTCAGAGGACAAGAGATGATGCAGGCCCCGCCGAGCAAGGTCATTCTAATTCTACATGGTGGCCTTCAGATTTTATGGAGAAATTTGGGTCTGTTTCATTGGGTTCTCGAGAAGAAAGTTTGAGTAATAGAGAATCACCTAGAAATTCTGAGGAAGATGGGAGTTCATCACGAGCAGCATCACAAATACTATGGAGCACAGGAACCCTTTCTGAGCCTATTCCCAATGGTTTCTATTCTGTCATTCCG GATAAAAGGCTGAAGGAACATTTTGATAGTATTCCTACTTTAGATGAGCTTTATGCTTTGGGAGAAGGTTTCAAGGCTGATATCATTCTTGTAGATGCCAAACGGGATAAAAAGCTATCTATGCTTAAGCAACTGATTGTGACACTGGTGAAAGGATTGAACTCCAATCCTGCTGCAGTGATAAAAAAGATTGCTGGATTG GTGTCTGACTTTTATAAACGGCCAAATCCAGAAAGTCCAGCAAAAGCTGCACTAGAGGAAACCTCCCACGTCTTTGAGAATCAGGCTGTCCATTTACTAGGCCAAATAAGGCACGGATCAAGCCGTTCTCGAGCGATCTTGTTTAAAGTTTTGGCTGATACTGTAGGGCTTGAAAGTAGGCTCATGGTG GGTTTGCCAAGTGACGGAAATGTTGAGTGTCTGGACTCATATACACATATGTCTGTGATTGTTGTACTGAATTCTGTGGAATTGCTGGTTGATCTTATGAAGTTTCCTGGTCAGTTGCGACCTGGAACAACCAAATCAATCTTTATGACGCATGTTTCAGCTGCAGGGGAGAGCGATTCTGCAGAAAACGACTCTTGTGACTCACCATTGGAGCCAAACAGTCCTCTGTACGGATTCTCTGAGAGATTGGATCCTGAAAG TGTGGAGAAAGATGAAACTCGACAGTTCCGTAGGAAGCTGGAAGCTTCTTCAAATGTATCAGGCCTTTCACTGCGAAATATGATGTTGAGATCgaactcgtctatcgacaggAAATTAAG TCTATCACATAGTGAACCAAATATTGTGAATACATTCTGGCGACGTAGCAGAAGAAAAGTCATTGCAGAACAACGGACTGCTAGTTCGAG CCCAGAGCATCCTTCATTTCGAGCACGTGCTCGGTCCATGCTTAGTGGGGATGGGAATTCACTGAGAGATTATGGCGAAGATGTAGCTACATCAAG TTGCAGGTCAGATGGTGCATCAATATCCGATGCTCgtagaataagaagaagaagcataagcaTTACACCAGAGATTGGTGATGATATCGTAAG GGCTGTGCGGGCAATGAATGAAACTATGAAGCAAAACTTTCTTTTGAGGGAACAGGGAGAGAATAGTTCTTTCAATCAATCTTCAAATGACGGGAATAGTAGTTCAGATCTTCACAAAAGC GTATCGAATTTCCATCTCGATGATCATGATGAAATATCTGGCGGAAGATCTGCTTCATATAGTCATTCTAAGGACCAAATGAACTCCCAAAAAGTAGTCTCTTTGCCCTCATCTCCACATGAATATAGGAGTCAAACTCTTGAGCTTGAGCGAACTGGTCCTTCAGACTACGCAGGAAACAATGAGTTGGTCTCAACATGGAATAAAATTCTTGAGTCTCCTATGTTCCATAATCAGCCCTTGTTACCATTCAAAGAGTGGAATATTGAATTCTCTGAATTAACTGTTGGGACTCGTGTTGGGATTG GGTTCTTTGGAGAAGTTTTCCGTGGTATTTGGAATGGAACAGAGGTCGCGATTAAAGTCTTCCTTGAGCAAGATCTGACTGCTGAAAACATGGAAGATTTCTGCAATGAGATATCCATTCTTAG CCGTCTTCGACATCCTAATG TTATCTTGTTTTTGGGTGCATGCATAAAGCCTCCACACTTGTCAATGGTTACTGAGTACATGGAAATGGGATCATTGTATTATTTGCTTCATTTGAGTGGTCAGAAGAAGAAGCTTAGTTGGCGGAGGAGACTAAAGATGCTGCGTGATATATGCAG GGGGTTGATGTGCATGCATCGGATGAAGGTAGTCCATCGTGACCTGAAAAGTGCAAACTGTCTTGTGAACAAGCATTGGACTGTGAAGATCTGCGATTTTGGGCTCTCCAGGATAATGACAGAGACACCCATTAAAGACTCCTCGTCTGCAGGAACTCCGGAGTGGATGGCTCCAGAACTTATTCGCAATGAACCCTTCAATGAGAAGTGTGATATTTTTAGCCTTGGGGTGATCATTTGGGAGCTCTGCACTTTGAATAGACCATGGGACGGTGTACCAAAAGAGAGG GTGGTTTATGCTGTTGCTAACGAGGGATCCCGTCTGGAGATTCCTGAAGGTCCCATAGGCAGGCTAATTTCAG ACTGCTGGGCAGAATCGCATGAACGGCCAAGCTGCAAGGAGGTACTCTCCCGCTTGCTCGACTGCGAGTATTCTCTTTGCTAA
- the LOC119983339 gene encoding serine/threonine-protein kinase EDR1-like isoform X4, with amino-acid sequence MEGSQRTRDDAGPAEQGHSNSTWWPSDFMEKFGSVSLGSREESLSNRESPRNSEEDGSSSRAASQILWSTGTLSEPIPNGFYSVIPDKRLKEHFDSIPTLDELYALGEGFKADIILVDAKRDKKLSMLKQLIVTLVKGLNSNPAAVIKKIAGLVSDFYKRPNPESPAKAALEETSHVFENQAVHLLGQIRHGSSRSRAILFKVLADTVGLESRLMVGLPSDGNVECLDSYTHMSVIVVLNSVELLVDLMKFPGQLRPGTTKSIFMTHVSAAGESDSAENDSCDSPLEPNSPLYGFSERLDPESVEKDETRQFRRKLEASSNVSGLSLRNMMLRSNSSIDRKLSLSHSEPNIVNTFWRRSRRKVIAEQRTASSSPEHPSFRARARSMLSGDGNSLRDYGEDVATSRSDGASISDARRIRRRSISITPEIGDDIVRAVRAMNETMKQNFLLREQGENSSFNQSSNDGNSSSDLHKSVSNFHLDDHDEISGGRSASYSHSKDQMNSQKVVSLPSSPHEYRSQTLELERTGPSDYAGNNELVSTWNKILESPMFHNQPLLPFKEWNIEFSELTVGTRVGIGFFGEVFRGIWNGTEVAIKVFLEQDLTAENMEDFCNEISILSRLRHPNVILFLGACIKPPHLSMVTEYMEMGSLYYLLHLSGQKKKLSWRRRLKMLRDICRGLMCMHRMKVVHRDLKSANCLVNKHWTVKICDFGLSRIMTETPIKDSSSAGTPEWMAPELIRNEPFNEKCDIFSLGVIIWELCTLNRPWDGVPKERVVYAVANEGSRLEIPEGPIGRLISDCWAESHERPSCKEVLSRLLDCEYSLC; translated from the exons ATGGAGGGGAGTCAGAGGACAAGAGATGATGCAGGCCCCGCCGAGCAAGGTCATTCTAATTCTACATGGTGGCCTTCAGATTTTATGGAGAAATTTGGGTCTGTTTCATTGGGTTCTCGAGAAGAAAGTTTGAGTAATAGAGAATCACCTAGAAATTCTGAGGAAGATGGGAGTTCATCACGAGCAGCATCACAAATACTATGGAGCACAGGAACCCTTTCTGAGCCTATTCCCAATGGTTTCTATTCTGTCATTCCG GATAAAAGGCTGAAGGAACATTTTGATAGTATTCCTACTTTAGATGAGCTTTATGCTTTGGGAGAAGGTTTCAAGGCTGATATCATTCTTGTAGATGCCAAACGGGATAAAAAGCTATCTATGCTTAAGCAACTGATTGTGACACTGGTGAAAGGATTGAACTCCAATCCTGCTGCAGTGATAAAAAAGATTGCTGGATTG GTGTCTGACTTTTATAAACGGCCAAATCCAGAAAGTCCAGCAAAAGCTGCACTAGAGGAAACCTCCCACGTCTTTGAGAATCAGGCTGTCCATTTACTAGGCCAAATAAGGCACGGATCAAGCCGTTCTCGAGCGATCTTGTTTAAAGTTTTGGCTGATACTGTAGGGCTTGAAAGTAGGCTCATGGTG GGTTTGCCAAGTGACGGAAATGTTGAGTGTCTGGACTCATATACACATATGTCTGTGATTGTTGTACTGAATTCTGTGGAATTGCTGGTTGATCTTATGAAGTTTCCTGGTCAGTTGCGACCTGGAACAACCAAATCAATCTTTATGACGCATGTTTCAGCTGCAGGGGAGAGCGATTCTGCAGAAAACGACTCTTGTGACTCACCATTGGAGCCAAACAGTCCTCTGTACGGATTCTCTGAGAGATTGGATCCTGAAAG TGTGGAGAAAGATGAAACTCGACAGTTCCGTAGGAAGCTGGAAGCTTCTTCAAATGTATCAGGCCTTTCACTGCGAAATATGATGTTGAGATCgaactcgtctatcgacaggAAATTAAG TCTATCACATAGTGAACCAAATATTGTGAATACATTCTGGCGACGTAGCAGAAGAAAAGTCATTGCAGAACAACGGACTGCTAGTTCGAG CCCAGAGCATCCTTCATTTCGAGCACGTGCTCGGTCCATGCTTAGTGGGGATGGGAATTCACTGAGAGATTATGGCGAAGATGTAGCTACATCAAG GTCAGATGGTGCATCAATATCCGATGCTCgtagaataagaagaagaagcataagcaTTACACCAGAGATTGGTGATGATATCGTAAG GGCTGTGCGGGCAATGAATGAAACTATGAAGCAAAACTTTCTTTTGAGGGAACAGGGAGAGAATAGTTCTTTCAATCAATCTTCAAATGACGGGAATAGTAGTTCAGATCTTCACAAAAGC GTATCGAATTTCCATCTCGATGATCATGATGAAATATCTGGCGGAAGATCTGCTTCATATAGTCATTCTAAGGACCAAATGAACTCCCAAAAAGTAGTCTCTTTGCCCTCATCTCCACATGAATATAGGAGTCAAACTCTTGAGCTTGAGCGAACTGGTCCTTCAGACTACGCAGGAAACAATGAGTTGGTCTCAACATGGAATAAAATTCTTGAGTCTCCTATGTTCCATAATCAGCCCTTGTTACCATTCAAAGAGTGGAATATTGAATTCTCTGAATTAACTGTTGGGACTCGTGTTGGGATTG GGTTCTTTGGAGAAGTTTTCCGTGGTATTTGGAATGGAACAGAGGTCGCGATTAAAGTCTTCCTTGAGCAAGATCTGACTGCTGAAAACATGGAAGATTTCTGCAATGAGATATCCATTCTTAG CCGTCTTCGACATCCTAATG TTATCTTGTTTTTGGGTGCATGCATAAAGCCTCCACACTTGTCAATGGTTACTGAGTACATGGAAATGGGATCATTGTATTATTTGCTTCATTTGAGTGGTCAGAAGAAGAAGCTTAGTTGGCGGAGGAGACTAAAGATGCTGCGTGATATATGCAG GGGGTTGATGTGCATGCATCGGATGAAGGTAGTCCATCGTGACCTGAAAAGTGCAAACTGTCTTGTGAACAAGCATTGGACTGTGAAGATCTGCGATTTTGGGCTCTCCAGGATAATGACAGAGACACCCATTAAAGACTCCTCGTCTGCAGGAACTCCGGAGTGGATGGCTCCAGAACTTATTCGCAATGAACCCTTCAATGAGAAGTGTGATATTTTTAGCCTTGGGGTGATCATTTGGGAGCTCTGCACTTTGAATAGACCATGGGACGGTGTACCAAAAGAGAGG GTGGTTTATGCTGTTGCTAACGAGGGATCCCGTCTGGAGATTCCTGAAGGTCCCATAGGCAGGCTAATTTCAG ACTGCTGGGCAGAATCGCATGAACGGCCAAGCTGCAAGGAGGTACTCTCCCGCTTGCTCGACTGCGAGTATTCTCTTTGCTAA